From Pseudanabaena sp. PCC 6802, one genomic window encodes:
- a CDS encoding M23 family metallopeptidase, producing MKLRRFRYLFLMFFGVAIAAVIGAIAMFISPPNAEAFQAAIAPSNPQLGDTISVTLQMEQPADAVSNAPVVVMNRQQYPAFRIGQNRWRAFIPTTPLDRPGKQRIEVVGEGRSQKFDLKLRDRRFPIQDIWMDDNTASIEGTDREFDRVDAFKRLVTPQKFWQGALLRPNEGPVTSGFGVRRNYNGVFAKDYYHRGVDYAGEVGSAVVAPAAGQVRLVGRERDGFRIHGNVVGLDHGQGVESIFLHLSRIDVREGDFVQAGQTVGGVGSTGATTGPHLHWGFYVNGLAVNPVPWRSQSIE from the coding sequence ATGAAACTACGTCGTTTTAGGTATCTATTTTTGATGTTTTTTGGTGTGGCGATCGCTGCTGTCATCGGTGCGATCGCCATGTTTATCAGTCCCCCCAACGCAGAAGCGTTCCAAGCTGCGATCGCGCCCAGCAACCCCCAACTGGGCGATACCATCTCCGTCACATTGCAGATGGAGCAGCCAGCAGATGCCGTCAGTAATGCGCCTGTGGTAGTGATGAACCGCCAACAATATCCCGCTTTTAGGATAGGGCAAAATCGCTGGCGTGCCTTTATTCCCACCACGCCCCTAGATCGACCGGGAAAGCAACGGATCGAGGTGGTAGGAGAGGGGCGATCGCAAAAGTTCGACCTGAAACTGCGCGATCGACGCTTCCCAATCCAGGATATTTGGATGGATGACAATACTGCTTCAATTGAAGGAACCGATCGCGAATTCGATCGCGTTGATGCCTTCAAGCGCCTAGTTACGCCGCAGAAGTTTTGGCAGGGAGCTTTGCTCAGACCGAACGAAGGGCCAGTTACGTCAGGCTTTGGCGTGCGCCGCAACTATAACGGCGTATTTGCGAAGGACTATTACCACCGTGGGGTTGACTATGCTGGTGAAGTTGGTTCTGCTGTAGTCGCGCCCGCAGCGGGGCAAGTGCGCCTAGTTGGGAGAGAAAGAGATGGGTTTCGCATTCACGGTAATGTGGTCGGTCTCGATCACGGGCAAGGTGTCGAGAGCATATTCCTGCACCTCAGTCGCATTGATGTGAGAGAAGGTGACTTCGTGCAAGCAGGTCAAACCGTAGGAGGAGTTGGCTCCACTGGCGCTACCACGGGGCCGCATCTGCACTGGGGATTTTACGTGAACGGTCTTGCTGTCAATCCGGTTCCCTGGCGCAGCCAAAGTATCGAATAG
- a CDS encoding alpha/beta fold hydrolase — protein MTAQQLNIANSPERLEWAWQGHRVEYTVVGSGTPIVLVHGFGASIGHWRKNIPALAAGGYKVYALDLLGFGNSDKPAIDYSMELWQSLLVDFWKAHVQKPAVFIGNSIGALVCLMLATNYPEITLGAVLLNSAGGLSHRPDELDPFLRFVMATFTKLISSKVTGKFLFNQIRKKHRIRRTLHQVYCDRASITDELVEMLYQPACHPNAHQVFASVVTAPAGPKPDDLLPNLQCPLLVIWGAADPWTPINGANIYKEFSATKDIEFQAIPNTGHCPHDERPEIVNAQVLEWLEKIDDRAT, from the coding sequence GTGACGGCACAGCAATTAAACATAGCCAATTCACCCGAACGGCTGGAGTGGGCTTGGCAAGGACATAGAGTTGAATACACCGTAGTTGGCAGTGGCACCCCCATAGTGCTGGTACATGGGTTTGGTGCTTCTATCGGCCATTGGCGCAAAAATATACCGGCTTTAGCAGCGGGTGGCTACAAAGTATATGCACTGGATTTATTGGGGTTCGGTAACTCAGATAAGCCCGCGATCGACTACTCGATGGAACTGTGGCAGTCTCTGCTTGTAGATTTCTGGAAAGCGCACGTCCAGAAACCAGCCGTGTTTATCGGTAATTCCATCGGTGCCCTGGTTTGTTTGATGCTAGCGACTAACTACCCTGAGATAACTTTGGGTGCGGTGCTGCTAAACTCCGCTGGCGGACTCAGCCATCGCCCCGACGAACTCGACCCGTTTCTGCGGTTTGTGATGGCTACCTTTACTAAGCTAATTAGCTCCAAAGTTACGGGGAAATTCCTATTTAACCAAATTCGCAAAAAGCATCGCATCCGCCGCACCCTGCATCAGGTGTACTGCGATCGCGCCAGTATTACCGATGAATTAGTCGAGATGCTCTATCAGCCTGCTTGTCACCCCAATGCCCATCAAGTATTTGCTTCCGTCGTCACCGCCCCGGCTGGGCCTAAGCCCGACGATCTGCTACCAAACCTCCAATGTCCCTTACTCGTAATCTGGGGTGCCGCCGATCCCTGGACACCAATTAATGGTGCTAATATCTATAAGGAATTTAGTGCCACAAAAGATATCGAATTCCAAGCCATTCCCAATACCGGGCACTGTCCCCACGACGAAAGACCTGAAATCGTGAACGCGCAGGTGTTGGAGTGGTTGGAGAAGATCGACGATCGCGCAACATAA
- a CDS encoding acyltransferase family protein, with the protein MKPSISYSSSAIETAKPQTNRLDVLIAMRAIACFFVVVAHCSPPRSAVVYQGYDLSWLFFAAGGAYLRTFFCLSGYLMGKLFYTGRYQLSWDGILKFWRNRVLRVFPLYFFAVLILVVFVYTDLLKQENWGYLVRICTFTYNHALPVDFNGPLWSLSTEVQFYLLVPFIYGFVKDRYTKPRQIFMAVGAVILFVTLLRLLFWVMDLRSGASVISYWYTPLVSNLDMFMCGFFLNPLIQYQKEQKQRKMRSHLQEHVQDSVQVDSNGSNGSQKYKLRLRLPDWWGKFAAVSLAIAFHFYSAYHIYHNEMRNIPGAEPGIRTANSFFILPIITALIAALLIYCFEAGSAYQGHLDNEKFSIHACIRNPIRLIEVFGYLSYGIYVWHMPIIRRITPLVTSQIPLELFFIKVGTVMFLCTLVATVTFYLVELPATRWRFVGRS; encoded by the coding sequence ATGAAACCAAGCATATCCTACTCTAGCTCTGCCATAGAGACAGCTAAGCCTCAAACCAATCGCCTCGACGTACTGATAGCCATGCGAGCGATCGCCTGCTTCTTTGTTGTTGTCGCCCATTGCTCGCCGCCCAGAAGTGCGGTCGTTTATCAAGGCTATGACCTGAGCTGGTTATTTTTTGCGGCTGGCGGTGCGTATCTGCGCACTTTCTTCTGCCTATCGGGCTATTTGATGGGCAAGCTATTTTATACAGGGCGCTATCAACTCAGTTGGGATGGCATTCTCAAGTTTTGGCGCAATCGCGTATTGCGGGTATTTCCCCTCTATTTTTTTGCAGTGCTAATTTTGGTGGTGTTCGTTTATACCGATCTACTCAAGCAAGAGAATTGGGGCTATCTAGTCCGAATTTGCACTTTCACCTACAACCACGCTTTGCCTGTGGATTTCAACGGCCCCCTCTGGTCGCTATCCACCGAAGTTCAGTTCTATTTGCTAGTTCCATTTATCTATGGATTTGTGAAGGATCGCTACACCAAACCCAGGCAAATTTTCATGGCAGTTGGGGCAGTCATCCTGTTTGTCACTTTGTTGCGCCTGCTGTTTTGGGTGATGGATCTGCGATCGGGAGCGAGTGTAATTTCCTATTGGTATACACCATTGGTGAGCAATCTGGATATGTTTATGTGCGGATTTTTCCTAAATCCACTGATTCAGTATCAAAAGGAGCAAAAACAGCGCAAAATGCGATCGCATCTTCAGGAACACGTTCAAGATTCTGTGCAGGTTGACAGTAATGGTAGTAATGGCTCGCAGAAGTACAAACTCAGGCTCAGGCTACCGGACTGGTGGGGAAAATTTGCAGCAGTAAGCCTCGCGATCGCTTTCCATTTCTATTCGGCATATCACATATATCACAATGAGATGCGTAATATCCCCGGTGCCGAACCTGGGATTAGAACTGCTAACAGTTTCTTTATTTTGCCAATAATTACAGCATTAATAGCTGCCTTGTTGATTTATTGCTTTGAAGCGGGATCGGCCTATCAAGGGCATTTAGACAACGAAAAATTCTCCATTCACGCTTGCATTCGCAATCCGATTAGATTAATTGAAGTATTCGGTTACCTCTCCTATGGCATATATGTCTGGCACATGCCAATTATTCGTCGAATTACTCCCCTTGTCACTTCGCAAATTCCCCTGGAGTTATTCTTCATCAAGGTAGGAACTGTGATGTTTCTCTGCACCTTAGTGGCAACTGTAACTTTCTATTTAGTCGAGTTGCCAGCTACACGCTGGCGTTTTGTCGGTAGATCTTAG
- a CDS encoding tetratricopeptide repeat protein, with translation MRILIEGWRFVPHSYAVINQFQLLEMLKRRNLKIFHIDVPFLKPWQPSGGLFNATDEESLRNIPQPSGSQPIDVRLRMSYPPNLRDSSAVRTFVFSTTEWGHVITSDLISMGISSFGQAHADSSAVILTSSQWSREGFLRSGADRDRLEVVPHGVDPHIYKPLDPESRQQLRQALGWQRDFIFLNVGNPTRNKGLPYLFKAFAAIAERYPTARLILKGVNSLFPGKDFAGDLKRVIGDVLTTAEMARIESRFTYIGEAMSFAQVAKLYQAADVYVSPYIAEGFNLPVLEAIACGLPVICTAGGSTDDFTMPDFAKRIDSTLKVDKTYDEKPIYLEPNIDHLITLMAEVIESPSFIALSREKGPAFVAEGFTWERVVDRLLAVFQAGEQSATASDRDLLNSIALLGGSSHPYIEQAQQLQQQNKLNEAIAYYQKAIAIEPSAINAYWQLGDILHQQSKPTEALLCKYHALAIAPQRFSADIHLNLANALVQRNCLQEATNIYRTLLSLHPERWEVRFNLGVIFMKQGKFDAAIASYRICAELAPDNALAHYSLGNALKKQGDLDAAIASYRDAIARQPHYPEAFYNLANTLVELKQIDAAIPAYARAIAQRSNFIEAQFNLATILMEKGNLPEAASLFQQVLQIEPAYVECYINLATIFQRQNRLAEAIAPLQRALQVRSDCAEAHYQLFNILSQQDLAAAREAADSFVRACGEREQVIPFVCAIAIYLKSGLHQEATARFLELEQRVDRKRDYLSAIELEALYVKLLYFLPFMRDDRAADANFSKLISAKYIALVAQSDLVAAARSTRACDPGLQAHARKSNGVINQNLRIGFISMHLKRHPIGWCACDFMRELGHLTPHIYIYTTRQFSEDDRTQKFAQITDKFYRTKQTEPAAIAREITTRIIADDLDVLIDLDSIMNLVHTEIMHYRPAKVCLTWPSFDAPFICDRNYEICDWHTHPPGVEVDYLEQLLRMPDSHMAVSGFDCVSVDRDAVRAQYGIQPAQVVYLFSAPGHKLSMESLQAQIEILQRVPESVLIHKGIGDVEIIKSLYRGECESQSVDFNRIMFLPRSATEEEHRTTYAIADVSLDSYPYNGGTHNVEALWCHLPLVTRVGDRSFARMGLSFLNTLGISEGIARTWEDYVAWGVRFGLDPDLLQSVRAKLQQSKESDRLSPLWNPQKYAADLYTVLTELVQSTNN, from the coding sequence ATGCGAATCCTAATTGAGGGCTGGCGATTTGTACCGCATTCCTATGCGGTAATCAATCAATTCCAGCTATTGGAAATGTTAAAACGGCGGAATCTAAAAATCTTTCATATTGACGTGCCGTTTCTCAAGCCCTGGCAACCGTCCGGCGGTCTATTTAATGCCACAGACGAGGAGTCGCTCCGTAATATTCCTCAGCCCTCAGGCTCGCAACCTATTGACGTGCGGTTGCGCATGTCCTATCCCCCTAATTTGAGAGATTCTTCCGCAGTTCGTACTTTTGTATTCAGCACAACCGAATGGGGGCATGTAATTACCAGCGATCTGATCTCAATGGGCATCTCATCTTTTGGGCAAGCCCATGCTGATTCCAGCGCGGTTATTCTTACCTCCTCGCAGTGGTCGCGAGAAGGCTTTCTCCGCAGCGGAGCCGATCGTGATCGCTTAGAAGTCGTGCCGCACGGTGTCGATCCACATATCTATAAGCCGCTCGATCCTGAGAGTCGGCAGCAATTACGTCAGGCATTAGGATGGCAGCGTGACTTTATATTTCTGAACGTGGGCAATCCCACCCGTAACAAAGGTTTGCCTTATCTATTTAAAGCCTTTGCCGCGATCGCCGAGCGCTACCCCACGGCTAGATTAATCTTGAAAGGAGTAAATTCGCTCTTTCCAGGTAAAGATTTCGCTGGAGATTTAAAGAGGGTAATTGGCGACGTGCTTACTACTGCCGAGATGGCACGAATTGAATCGCGATTTACCTACATTGGCGAGGCGATGTCATTTGCGCAAGTAGCTAAGCTATATCAAGCCGCTGATGTCTATGTCTCTCCCTATATTGCTGAAGGATTTAATTTACCAGTCTTAGAGGCGATCGCCTGCGGACTGCCCGTAATATGCACCGCAGGCGGTTCGACCGATGATTTCACTATGCCAGATTTTGCCAAACGCATTGACAGCACCCTCAAGGTTGACAAAACCTATGACGAAAAGCCCATCTATTTAGAACCTAATATCGACCATCTCATTACTTTAATGGCGGAAGTAATAGAAAGTCCATCGTTTATCGCTCTGAGTCGCGAGAAGGGTCCCGCATTTGTGGCGGAGGGGTTTACATGGGAGCGGGTTGTAGATCGATTGCTGGCAGTATTTCAAGCTGGAGAGCAAAGCGCTACCGCTTCAGATCGAGATCTATTAAATTCTATAGCGCTACTGGGAGGCTCCAGTCATCCATACATAGAACAGGCACAACAGTTACAACAGCAAAATAAACTTAACGAAGCGATCGCTTATTATCAAAAAGCGATCGCGATCGAGCCTAGTGCCATCAATGCCTATTGGCAGTTGGGAGATATCTTGCACCAGCAATCTAAGCCCACAGAGGCGTTGTTGTGTAAATATCACGCTCTGGCGATCGCACCGCAGCGATTCTCAGCGGACATACATTTAAATTTAGCTAATGCCCTCGTACAGCGCAATTGCCTCCAGGAAGCCACCAATATCTATCGCACTCTATTAAGTTTGCATCCAGAGCGATGGGAAGTTCGCTTTAATCTAGGTGTCATTTTCATGAAGCAGGGGAAATTCGATGCCGCGATCGCTAGCTATCGTATCTGTGCCGAACTTGCGCCAGACAACGCCTTAGCCCACTACAGTTTGGGCAATGCCTTAAAAAAACAAGGCGATCTTGATGCTGCAATCGCTAGCTACAGAGACGCGATCGCCCGCCAACCACATTATCCTGAAGCATTTTACAATCTCGCTAATACCTTAGTGGAATTAAAGCAAATCGATGCCGCCATTCCTGCCTATGCACGAGCGATCGCGCAGAGGTCTAACTTTATCGAAGCGCAATTCAATCTCGCCACAATCTTGATGGAAAAAGGAAACTTGCCTGAGGCTGCCAGTCTTTTTCAGCAAGTGTTACAAATCGAACCCGCCTACGTTGAGTGCTACATTAATCTTGCTACCATCTTCCAAAGGCAAAATCGGTTAGCTGAAGCGATCGCCCCATTGCAGCGTGCTTTGCAAGTGCGATCGGATTGCGCCGAAGCTCACTATCAGCTATTTAACATTCTCTCTCAGCAGGATCTAGCCGCAGCGAGAGAAGCAGCAGATTCCTTTGTACGCGCCTGCGGCGAACGGGAGCAGGTCATCCCTTTTGTGTGCGCGATCGCGATTTATCTCAAATCTGGCTTGCACCAGGAGGCAACGGCGCGATTCCTGGAATTAGAGCAGCGCGTCGATCGCAAACGCGATTATCTCAGCGCGATCGAACTGGAAGCTCTCTATGTCAAGCTTTTGTATTTCCTCCCGTTTATGCGCGACGATCGCGCTGCCGATGCCAATTTCAGCAAATTAATTAGTGCCAAATATATCGCTCTAGTAGCTCAGAGCGATTTAGTCGCAGCAGCACGATCCACTAGGGCATGCGATCCAGGGCTTCAAGCGCATGCCCGGAAAAGCAATGGTGTAATTAACCAGAATCTGAGAATTGGTTTCATCTCAATGCATCTCAAGCGGCATCCCATTGGCTGGTGTGCTTGCGATTTCATGCGCGAGTTAGGCCATTTAACTCCCCATATCTACATCTATACTACGCGCCAATTTTCCGAGGACGATCGCACTCAGAAATTCGCTCAAATTACTGACAAATTCTATCGCACCAAGCAGACAGAACCTGCCGCGATCGCCCGCGAAATTACCACCAGAATTATCGCTGACGATCTCGATGTCCTGATCGATCTCGATTCAATTATGAATCTCGTTCATACTGAAATCATGCACTATCGACCTGCCAAAGTCTGTCTCACTTGGCCGTCATTTGATGCGCCATTTATTTGCGATCGCAACTACGAAATCTGCGACTGGCATACCCATCCACCTGGGGTCGAGGTGGATTACCTGGAACAGTTGCTGCGGATGCCGGATTCCCACATGGCCGTGAGTGGGTTTGACTGTGTTTCTGTAGATCGAGACGCAGTACGCGCTCAATACGGCATTCAGCCCGCACAAGTAGTCTATTTGTTCTCTGCGCCAGGACATAAACTCAGTATGGAAAGCTTACAGGCTCAGATCGAGATTCTCCAGCGCGTACCTGAGTCCGTCCTCATCCATAAAGGCATTGGCGATGTGGAAATTATCAAATCCCTGTATCGGGGAGAATGCGAGTCTCAATCCGTGGACTTCAATCGCATTATGTTTCTGCCGCGTTCTGCTACCGAAGAAGAACATCGCACTACCTATGCGATCGCCGATGTATCCCTTGATTCATACCCCTACAATGGCGGTACTCATAACGTAGAGGCACTCTGGTGCCACCTGCCCTTGGTAACTCGGGTTGGCGATCGCTCTTTTGCCCGCATGGGACTATCCTTTTTAAACACGTTAGGGATTTCCGAGGGTATTGCCCGTACCTGGGAGGATTACGTGGCGTGGGGCGTGCGCTTTGGTTTAGATCCCGACCTGCTTCAATCCGTGCGGGCAAAACTACAACAGTCTAAGGAAAGCGATCGCCTGTCCCCTTTATGGAATCCCCAAAAGTATGCGGCGGATTTGTATACTGTTCTAACGGAATTGGTGCAATCCACCAACAATTAA
- the larE gene encoding ATP-dependent sacrificial sulfur transferase LarE: MTQNLSNAPIASDRLDRQLETKLTQLRQILAEAQKVLVAYSGGIDSTLVAKVAFDVLQDRACAVTANSPSLLPADLDDAKMQARAIGIEHQIVATAEMENPNYTSNPINRCYFCKSELHDTLKPLARSLGYEYVVDGLNADDLHDYRPGIMAAKERGVRSPLAEAGITKLEVRQLSHYLGLPWWDKPSQPCLSSRFPYGENITIEKLQRVGRAEQYLRNLLRDAGWLWDVRVRSIGDTARIEIPFEQIPKFINNINLTNLIAAFREFGFTAITLDLEGFRSGKLNDAIVQTFQT, encoded by the coding sequence ATGACCCAGAATCTGTCAAATGCCCCGATCGCCAGCGATCGTCTCGATCGCCAATTGGAGACTAAACTGACACAGCTACGCCAAATTTTGGCGGAAGCGCAAAAGGTTTTAGTGGCATACTCTGGTGGCATTGACAGTACTCTGGTCGCAAAAGTAGCATTTGATGTCTTGCAGGACAGGGCTTGTGCGGTTACGGCTAACTCCCCTTCTCTGCTTCCTGCCGATCTCGATGATGCCAAAATGCAGGCGCGGGCGATCGGGATCGAGCATCAAATCGTCGCGACTGCAGAAATGGAGAATCCCAACTACACTTCCAATCCCATCAATCGCTGCTATTTTTGTAAAAGCGAACTGCACGATACGCTCAAACCCCTGGCGCGATCGCTAGGTTATGAATATGTCGTTGACGGATTAAATGCTGACGATCTTCACGACTACCGACCGGGAATTATGGCAGCCAAAGAACGAGGTGTGCGATCGCCTCTTGCAGAGGCGGGCATTACGAAACTGGAAGTACGTCAATTATCGCATTATCTGGGATTACCCTGGTGGGATAAACCATCTCAACCTTGCCTCAGCTCCAGGTTTCCCTATGGAGAGAATATTACAATAGAGAAACTGCAACGAGTTGGGAGAGCGGAGCAATATTTAAGGAATCTTCTGCGCGATGCAGGCTGGCTCTGGGATGTTCGAGTGCGCTCTATAGGCGATACTGCGCGCATTGAAATACCATTCGAGCAGATTCCTAAATTTATCAACAATATCAACTTGACTAACCTAATAGCTGCATTCAGAGAATTTGGATTTACTGCTATTACTTTGGACTTAGAAGGATTTCGTAGTGGCAAGTTAAACGATGCGATCGTCCAAACCTTCCAAACATAA
- a CDS encoding DUF3769 domain-containing protein, whose product MLHFLPPPAQITHQTPQSVAQLRFQSPQNESKDLVLAAVPQALPQVLPEIVESDLRSLMQSLSSVEITPDSILAQVGPVKPDSQPRPKPGDRVQTPQTQTPKQPTKGEPLNVKADRQEYNVKTQIFTATGNVVVVYKGSELKADKVELNLKTQQAVADGNVFFKRGDQRVRGSRLEYNYAKVQGTLANASGSINFGTLADPRPSQLPSDVAPSSQTFAIGRDTPDPNQSPNNKGIRRMGFRADLIRLDGDRWSAEKLRVTNDPFSPPELELITDSAKLEPISPTQDRLETEAPTLVFDGVFSLPVPINKLTLDRFQRSFPLLVGYDRTDRGGFFYQQDFDIIAQPDLSFRISPQIFVQKGLQGNILDSGLFGVVAKLESILPDNQYLAGRVTLSSLNPNDLPNSLRASIAYNRPIFGDHQLATQFAYRERIFNGSLGFQDVRTIIGFNIFSPNRVLGDTGINFSYQAGLQYINAERGDIQPTGVSGLGRLQTAVALSKGFPLWRGQPLPAEKEAGLKYSPEPIVPGVDAVVGVTGAYSAYTAGSSQAYLAGTVGVSAVLGNFSRPFLDYTKINLSYTQGLVSGESPFFFDRIADRQTITAGILQQIYGPIRLGVQQTWNPLTGKVIDSSYSLEYSRRTYAVVIRYNPTREIGEILLRISDFNWNNSNSDVTPVQGGIERRE is encoded by the coding sequence ATGTTACATTTTCTTCCTCCGCCAGCACAGATAACCCACCAGACTCCCCAGTCGGTGGCACAGCTCAGATTTCAGTCGCCTCAGAATGAGTCGAAGGATCTCGTATTAGCAGCAGTACCCCAAGCACTGCCACAAGTATTACCAGAAATTGTGGAAAGCGATCTGCGATCGCTAATGCAGTCGCTGTCGTCCGTAGAAATTACGCCCGACAGCATCCTGGCTCAAGTTGGCCCGGTCAAACCAGATAGCCAACCGCGACCTAAACCTGGCGATCGCGTACAAACGCCCCAAACACAAACGCCCAAACAACCGACTAAAGGCGAGCCGCTGAATGTTAAGGCGGATCGTCAGGAATATAACGTTAAAACCCAAATATTTACTGCTACGGGTAATGTAGTTGTTGTTTACAAAGGCTCAGAACTTAAAGCTGACAAAGTCGAGCTAAACCTGAAAACCCAGCAAGCGGTTGCCGATGGCAATGTCTTTTTTAAGCGCGGCGATCAGCGCGTGCGCGGTTCGCGCCTGGAGTATAACTATGCCAAAGTACAGGGGACTCTGGCGAATGCTTCTGGTTCGATTAATTTCGGCACGCTCGCCGATCCGCGTCCCAGCCAGCTTCCCTCAGACGTAGCACCCAGCTCTCAGACTTTTGCAATTGGCAGGGATACCCCCGATCCGAATCAGTCTCCCAATAACAAGGGCATACGTCGCATGGGTTTCAGAGCCGATCTGATCCGGCTGGATGGCGATCGCTGGTCGGCTGAAAAGTTAAGGGTAACTAACGACCCCTTTAGCCCACCAGAACTCGAACTAATTACCGATAGCGCTAAATTAGAACCGATTTCTCCCACCCAGGATCGCTTAGAAACAGAAGCACCAACGCTGGTATTCGACGGTGTATTTTCACTGCCAGTACCGATTAACAAGCTGACTTTGGATCGATTTCAGCGATCGTTTCCCCTATTAGTCGGCTACGATCGCACCGATCGAGGTGGATTTTTCTACCAGCAGGATTTTGACATCATTGCGCAACCGGATCTGAGCTTCCGCATATCACCGCAGATATTCGTGCAAAAGGGCTTGCAGGGTAATATTTTGGACTCGGGCCTATTCGGCGTGGTTGCCAAGCTGGAATCAATTCTGCCAGATAACCAATATCTAGCTGGTAGAGTTACTTTATCGAGCTTAAATCCCAACGATCTTCCCAATAGCTTGCGTGCCAGCATTGCCTACAATCGCCCTATATTTGGCGATCATCAGCTAGCTACGCAATTTGCCTACCGCGAACGCATATTTAATGGCTCGTTAGGGTTTCAAGACGTTCGCACTATTATTGGTTTCAACATATTTTCACCCAACCGCGTACTGGGCGACACGGGGATTAACTTTAGCTATCAAGCTGGTTTGCAATATATTAACGCCGAACGCGGCGACATTCAGCCCACAGGCGTGAGCGGTCTCGGGCGGCTGCAAACGGCGGTAGCTTTGAGCAAGGGATTTCCACTGTGGCGGGGTCAACCTTTACCAGCAGAGAAGGAAGCGGGTTTAAAGTATTCCCCAGAGCCAATTGTGCCCGGCGTAGATGCAGTAGTTGGCGTGACCGGAGCCTACTCAGCTTATACAGCAGGATCTTCCCAAGCTTATCTGGCAGGTACCGTCGGGGTGTCGGCGGTTTTAGGCAATTTCTCACGTCCCTTTCTGGACTACACCAAAATCAATCTCAGCTACACCCAAGGATTAGTGTCGGGTGAATCTCCCTTCTTCTTCGATCGCATTGCCGATCGCCAGACCATCACCGCTGGGATTCTGCAACAAATCTACGGTCCAATTCGCCTCGGCGTGCAGCAAACCTGGAACCCTTTGACGGGGAAGGTGATAGATTCTAGCTATAGCTTGGAATACAGTCGCCGCACCTATGCGGTTGTCATTCGCTACAATCCCACCCGCGAAATTGGCGAGATTTTACTGCGGATTAGCGACTTTAACTGGAATAACTCTAATTCTGATGTCACGCCCGTCCAGGGGGGGATAGAGCGGCGGGAGTAG
- a CDS encoding RluA family pseudouridine synthase, with protein MAGQNIELRVLQNEQERLDRYLAEHLDGISRSRVQKLIEQGMVRVNHQVCDDKKVTVKLGDFLLVAIPDVQPISLLPEAMALEILYEDEHLLVINKPVGLVVHPSAGHESGTLVNALLSHCTNLSGINGMQRPGIVHRLDRDTSGALVVAKHDLAHQHLQWQIQAKTARREYLGIVNGAPKTSTGTVDAPIGRHPVDRKKMAAIATGRAAVTHWSVQERLGNYTLVKFDLETGRTHQIRVHAAYMGHAIAGDPVYGKPLKYIDRQALHAWRLTFQHPVTEREIVAIAPLPADFEKFLTYLRQRSR; from the coding sequence ATGGCTGGTCAAAATATCGAATTAAGGGTATTACAGAACGAGCAGGAGCGTCTCGATCGCTATCTAGCCGAGCATCTAGATGGGATATCGCGATCGCGAGTTCAAAAACTGATCGAACAGGGCATGGTACGAGTTAACCATCAGGTGTGCGACGACAAAAAAGTAACGGTTAAATTGGGAGACTTCCTACTGGTAGCTATTCCCGACGTACAGCCCATTAGCTTGCTACCAGAAGCAATGGCGTTAGAAATTCTCTACGAAGACGAACATCTCCTGGTAATTAACAAGCCCGTCGGTCTTGTGGTTCATCCTTCCGCAGGGCACGAGTCCGGTACCCTTGTGAATGCGCTTTTATCCCACTGCACCAATTTATCTGGTATTAATGGGATGCAGCGACCGGGTATCGTGCATCGCCTCGATCGCGATACTAGCGGCGCTCTTGTCGTTGCCAAGCACGATTTAGCCCATCAACACCTCCAGTGGCAGATCCAGGCGAAAACAGCGCGGCGAGAATACCTGGGCATTGTTAACGGTGCCCCTAAAACAAGTACGGGTACGGTAGATGCCCCCATTGGTCGCCATCCGGTCGATCGCAAGAAAATGGCGGCGATCGCAACTGGACGGGCGGCAGTTACGCACTGGAGCGTTCAGGAGCGTTTGGGTAACTACACGCTAGTTAAATTTGACTTAGAAACTGGGCGCACGCATCAAATTCGCGTCCATGCCGCGTATATGGGGCACGCGATCGCGGGCGATCCGGTCTACGGTAAGCCATTGAAATACATCGATCGGCAGGCATTGCACGCCTGGCGGCTGACTTTTCAGCATCCGGTGACAGAACGGGAAATCGTGGCGATCGCGCCATTACCAGCCGACTTCGAGAAATTCCTCACCTATCTGCGCCAGCGCTCCAGGTGA